A region of the Oenanthe melanoleuca isolate GR-GAL-2019-014 chromosome 14, OMel1.0, whole genome shotgun sequence genome:
TGATCATGAACTTGGCTGAACTGGGATGTTTTTCTGAACTGGGCCCAGTTTCCTGCAGTTTCTGCTGTTGTAAAATCAGGCTGGTTGTAAAATCCTTTCTGTGTGTGTTCATCTGTGCCCTggtggcacagctcctgtcctggctgggggcttgtggtgctgctgtggtaCAGGGAATATCGAGGAAAAGCCTGTCCAGGACATGTCTGAGATCCTCCAAACACTGCATCACcttctgctttaaaatgcatttgtgtCTGTGATGATACGTCTAAACAgatcatatattttaaaagtgtatttaaagtaaaaaagttttttttttgttctgttgtcAGTTTAGTTTAAACTTCTCAAATCTTCAGGCAGAGGCTATGGAAAGTTTTAGCCTGGGAGGAGAGTGTGGTGGAAGGGCTGGAATGAGTGAAAGCTGCTGTTAAAAGATCGTTTTACAGCCTTTGGTGTTGCCAACTCTGCCCTTGCCACCCCTGAGAGCTGCCACCAAATGCTCTGTGAGGGTGAGGGCACCTCatgccccagcctgggcaggttTCCCTCCAGGGAAGGGCTTCACCTGCTCCCTTGGCTTTTTTGGGGTGCCTGGATCCACATGGAAAAGCTCAGCAGTGCTCCCTCTTTTCTGTCTGGGGGAAACTCAaagagtttggttttttggtgaaCCAGAGCTGAGAAGGGAAGGACTGAAGCCTATAAATACTTGGGGTAATGGCAGGGAGGGAAATTATTTATGTCCATCCAAGAACAATGTTGGCACAAGAATGAGTGGGCAGAAACCAGCAGGAATAAACTTGGGCTGGAAATGTGAAGGTTTCCATCCAGTGTAGAAGAATTCAGTGTCTTCATAAAAGGAGCAGGAATAAAAGCTTGAGCTGCTTCTCTGGAAACACAAAATTCCAATGGGCTCATTTCTAGTTTTTCTTGAATACAGTGATGAGGCAAACTGGGCTGGAGTTGTCAGctgaaatgcagtgaaataTTGAGCTCAGCTAAAGCAGATCCTGAATGCAGGTGAATTTTACAGCCCTTCAGCCTTAAAATACATTGGAGAGAAGGGAAagtttccattattttaattaaacttGTCTCTTTGATTGAGATCTTGCATTTCAGAAACTCACTTTGAAGTACAGAAACTCTctagaaatgaaacattttcttttgcactGAAGGCAGAAGCTCAGGGTTCTGTGGATGAAACCAGGGGGGTGTTCTGACTCCTCTGATTTATACATGAGtgaaacttcttttttcctgtaactGAGCTGTTGTGAGAAAGGTCAGGGTGTCGAAACAGGaagcctgtgtgtgtgtacatgtaaATTTGTGTGCACAGCCCCCTTGCACACCTGTGTGCACTTTCCTGCGTGTTTGTGGCATTCACCTCCCCAGCATCTTTCCCAAAATGTGTCCAGACAATGCTGCAACATCCAAACCAAGGAGTTTTATGTGCCACAACAAAAACccctgtgctggaggagaaATTATTTGGCTGTTACCTGGTTcagctttgttgtttttccccttctttttgtTCTCCCCCACCATCAATACAtcttctccctccccacagctgctttcctACCCTAAACATGTTGTGCTGGCATCAGTGGTTCAGGGCTGGATCAAAAGCTCACTCCTGCTCTTCCAAGGGGCTTGGAAAGGCCGAGCAGACCTGGCTCTGCTCACATCTCAGGACATCCAGGAGTCACTGTAAGCAAAATCTCTGACCCAGCACCAGAGCCATTCCCACGGGGGATGCTGTAGCAGTCCCAAAACTGCCCATCCTGCTGTGGGCTCtctggggacatcccagcccTCAATGCTCTCTCCCATCCCGTGCTGCGGGttccccagggacaccccaaccCTCACCCTCTGTCCCACCCTCAGGTTGCCATgacaaggctgtgctgctctaCGAGTACGTGGGGAAGCGGATCGTGGACCTGCAGCACACGGAAGTGCCGGATGCCTACCGAGGGAGAGGAATAGCCAAGCACCTGGCAAAGGTACCACCCCAGGCACCCAGAAGGGCAAGAGCTGTGGCCATCCCAGCTGTGGCTAAAGAACCTGGCTGAAGCCAGGCCCCATCATGTTGGAATTGCATGTGTGCCCTGTGGGAATCTTGCTCTGATGGGAGATGGGGTGACTGGTGGGGCAGATGGAGATTTGGGGGCAGACATTGCTGTTTCCTGTGGCAAGAGGAGCTGGTAAATGTCAACAAATCCAGCCATTCACTCAGGTTTGGCCCATTCCTCCTCTCAGCAAAAAACCCTTGTGCAGGGGCTGATGGTTCACCTCAGCTTGAGCTGGACCCTCCTCTCAAACCTTCCACTGCCCTTGTGAGCCCTTTGCCTGCcttgggctgtgcagggagagctgaggagCCATGAGCACAACTGTGAGGTTGTGGGGTGGTGCTTTGGGATACAGCTGCCCCCTGCCCTGTAAGTGGGGACAGAGAGGTGGTGAAGGTGAGCTGGGtcacctgcagtgcagcatccACCAGGCTGGATGTGTTGAGGGTTAAACTGGGGACTCTGTGGCGAGGTGGTGGCTGTGGCAGGATTATCTGTGCTCTCCCCTCCAGCCTCTTCCTCCACCTGCCTCACACAGAGGGTATCTGAGAGacctctgctgcttcccccaTCTGGGTGAGGGGTACAGGACTCCTACAAGGCTTGTGGGAAGGggaggctggggatgctggtggtAACTCCTCTGATGTCCCCTGGTTGCAGGCAGCCCTGGACTTCGTGGTGGAGGAGGACCTGAAGGCCCACCTGACGTGCTGGTACATTCAGAAGTACGTCAAGGAGAACCCGCTGCCGCAGTACCTGGAACACTTGCAGCCTTAGGCAGGACTGCTCCCACACCAGCACACCTGTCCCTGACTGTTCAACGCGGCCTTCGCTTCTCTGCAGTCTCAGGAAACCCTTCCCACACTCACAATTCCCGGTTTGTTAAGCGTGTCCATGCGGTGCGTGAGTGTGGGCGCGACCTCCTCGTGTGTGCCCACGTGTGAGCATGGCTAcagccccagggccaggctggctctgggcacacGTGGTGCCCCCCAGTGCTTTTCCCAAGCCAGGGGATAGAAGAGGGTGATTTTTCCACCAAACCCCATCACAAGGCCTGGGGATGACCTGTTCTGCACCTCATCCTCTCCCCTCCGCTTGGTGACAGCTCTGAACTTGTTGGGGGATATTGGTTAGGGGTGGTCATGGGCTACCAGCCCCCCTTTCCTCCTGGCAGCTGGGGAGATGCTGTGGATTAAGCTTTGTGGAAcagagggaggtgctggaggagccccagccctgtgtcagGTTCATCCCCTGCAGCACCTGTTGGGCACCAAGCTGTGTCCAAGCCCACCTGCAACACATACAAGAACATGTGGACCTTGGTGGCACCTCGGGGGCTTTGCTGCACTGGCTGTGGAGACACTGGGATGGTGACACCTTCGAGCCTAGAGACAAGAGCCATGTGTGACTTGGACTGCAGATCTGTGCAGAGGAAGAAACGTGGCAGAGttgcagatgctgctgcctggagatgCCAGCTCCTGTACACAACCCTGAAGTGGCATCCCACAGGGTCATGGACTGTTATTCCTGTTTCCCTGCCCTTGGTGTGGACACAGCCTGCTCAGGAGAAGAgaccagccccacagccagccctggcctAAGCAATGAGGGACATCCCAGGGCACCATGGTGGTTTCCTGCAGCTGAAGAGGAAGGCTCTTCCCATCTCCCTCTTCATCTCTACATCCCTGTCAGTGCCCCAGATCAGCCTCCTCATGAGAttctgagagcagcaggctgaggcCTCCAGGACCTGCTCCTGGCCCATCTCCAGGGCTCAGTGCTAGAGGCACCTGCATCCATGTGGATTCCCATGGCTTCCCCTTACAGCCTTTTGAAAGAAGCCCTGGCTCATGGCATTACCTGTCTGCTCAGCAGCCCTCTCACAGCTCCAAGCTCAGGGCACTGGCAGCATCGTGGGgaccttggccagcagcaggaacagcctcaTTTCATGCTCTTACCTCTGTGGATGATGATCCTGTAGCAcaagccagcactgccacactCAAATGTAGAGGTAACACCATGAtggcagggcactgccaggtTCCAGtttgctgcctgtcctgccttgCCTGGGTTTTCCAGGGCCTGAGCTACACCTCAGAGCATCTCACACTGAGCTTTCAGGATTTtgcagtgtcccagggcagggcagtggtgaGGGAGATGATGTTTTCAAcacacccagccctgagcagccgCTGGGGGCTacagccaggcaggagatgGAGAGCCTCTCACCTGGAGACCAAATCCAGACCTTGCTTGGCTGAGCAGGGACTAAAGTTTACAATCTGTGCCACGGAGTGACTGAAGCCCCAGGTgagaggcagctcagccctttcccagagcccagcacaaaGTCCATGGCAGCAAAGGCAAAAACTCTACAATCTTCTCTCCCAGTTGGGGTGGCCAGAGATGAAGACCCTGTGCCAGGATTTCAGCCTGAGCTGTCCCTGGTCACCAGCTCGAGGTGAACCCTTGCTGCCTGCCCATGCTTTTGGGCTGCCCATCACCAGCATAGAGCAGCCCTCTCAGGCTTCCAAACCTCCCAaactccatccctgccctgcacactgcaggctGTGAGACCCCTGCCCATGCCCACCACCTGTGCCAGGGGGCAGAGCCAcctctgccttgtgctgctcaGGAAAGGCCTcgagctcagccctgcctctgcttcATTTTTGCCCTCCTGCTGCTTGTGTCACCCAGGCTGTGACCTTTGGGGTGGCTTCGAGGGACTAG
Encoded here:
- the NATD1 gene encoding protein NATD1 translates to MAHSAPLGLLEQGCPIQVEHDRKRRQFTVRLNGCHDKAVLLYEYVGKRIVDLQHTEVPDAYRGRGIAKHLAKAALDFVVEEDLKAHLTCWYIQKYVKENPLPQYLEHLQP